Sequence from the Phragmites australis chromosome 11, lpPhrAust1.1, whole genome shotgun sequence genome:
CTTTCATCATGTCATATAGGGGAAGGAATGGCTAATTAGATTTCAGCATTCAGCATTAGTCTTGatgaaaataaagattttttaCACCACGCCACTCTGCTCTGCAGGTTTGTGCGAGAAGCAGTTGCCGATAGTAGCCTACGAGATGGAGGGATTGCAAAGGTCGAGTGACCTATCTACAAGGAGATGTCATATTACCCGCTAATTTCTACAATGATCGAAACACCAACAAGAGATTCTCAACTCAAGGGCAGCCAATTTTTTGCAGCTTCTAGTACTACAGAACAGTATACATCTGAAGAAATATGACAAAAGTGGGTAAAATCAACCGTAGGATTCTCGGTATAATGGCATTTCTACCAGACTGGAGTATTGGTGTTTACTAGCTCGTTGCAGTGAGAACTAGGGAGTGAACagctttttttcattttgtttatGTGGGCGTTGTAGAATCTGTAGTAAAAGAACTGTAAAAATAGCTGTGTCAAACGTGTATGCCTTTCAGCTCATTGAAGCTAGATTCTCTAGGTATCACATTTTATTTGAACCTCGTATAATGCCTAAATTTTCTGAAAGATATGGGATATTCGATAGCCATCAGTCGCAAACCGCGGTGTGGATCATGAAATGATAAACAGCTCATGTGCAATTCAACAGCAGAAGACTAAATGTGTTCTCACATGGACCATTTTGTTACATAGAAAAGTAAAGGAAATAATAGCTGTTTTTTAAATCGGCTTTAAATATACAATAATTGCATCACTGAGTCCAAAGTAaatatgaactgacagtgacaAACTTGAACCTATAAATGCTTCAAATCTTGCACAACTCTGGCTATCTGGATCTTTGATACAAAAGAATGATGTATATCTGTGGATATAGGCATGTGAAGTTACAGTAAGAAGATGTGGAGCATATCCAGATACAATCATACAATATCTGCTGTCTAGTTTCAAGGTAGATCTGCGAACTCGAAGGTAAAATCCTCTTTAGAAACAGATCCTTTTACCGCTAGTAGATAGCAACGCTAAAGAAACCCAAAAATGTATTCGAAGTGTTCATACACTCTGGGTTGGCTTCCAACCCTACTATCTGCCTACCAAATTGAATCCTGTATGATGCCATCGTCTGGAGGAAGAAATTTTCACGCCCTCGAATACTTTGAGCTCCACATGGGTACCTTCAGAGGCTCGTCATCAGCAACACCGCCGCCGTTTTCAACTTTGCTCAAAGAGTCTGACATCAATGGGGCTGACTCGCTTTCTTTCACCTGCTATGTAGGAAACACATGGCCATGATAAACAAGAAacataaacaaatgaatctaTAACTCGTTCCATATCACAAGTAAAGAAGAAAACGAATGGAAGCTTGGGGAAACCTTGTCCCAGCACAGAATGAAATTTAAACAGAAAAGTACCTGCTGTGGGGAGACTTCGACATTTTTTTGCTGGGTCTCCACTGTGCAGAAGTATGAATATAAGACCATTCCAACTACTGCAATTAGGATTCCAAGTATGTTTCTCCAGCTAAATGGATCGTGAAGCAAAACATAACCAAAGGTAAGAACCAGGCATGTTTTGAGATGGCCCAAGACTTGATAAGTAACAGGAGATGTCTTCCCAATCACAAGAAAAGTGCTGAAGTTCACTGATACAGATATCAAGCACGACAACACGATGAAGAACTGCACATGAAAAAAGGGTAATTCGAATCAGATGGAACACTGACGAAGTAAATCTGCCAAGGCTGCTTCACTACTTACCACAACTTGAGATGTATAATCAAAAGCAAAGACATTTTGGTTAGTCAAAAATCCATCAAGGAATGGGCCAATGACAAACAGGGTCAGTGACTGGTAGGGGCAAGACTGGTATAGCAGTTGGGTTGAGGAAACTTTGAACTTCTTCTGAATAGTGTTAGTCATCTGATAACTGGTTAAGGACAACAGAATCACACAACACATAGAAAAACTCAAATGCAATAGAGTTCTACTACTAGGGGGAAAGGCACCTGTTATTAGGATAAAATCTATATTAGCAAGTTCTTGTGTTCAAATGGCAGAGTGAAAAATACTTATACTACCTCCATTGCCAAATAGACGTTTTAGAATGCATGCAGTACTGCAGTCAAACTTCaaaaactttgaccattaatacACACAAAATTGCTAGGATTTGACACATGTAAATGATATGAGTGGATTCgccatgaaaaatactttcatataattctatgtttaacaaatttcacaaagaaataattataaaaagtaaTGTCGAAACATGTGTATTGGAAACCGTGTTGATATTATAAAcgacaagtaaaagagaacaGAGGTAGTAACAAGCTTTTGTTTATTTACAAGGGTACAACAACAATGTACGAGATATAATGATGGCAGATATTTTCTCATGCAGTGATGTGAATATAAACTAGATTTGTTGCCTTGTGGAATACTCGAACAACCGAGCCTGATCACATGGATGATACTAAAAATGTGACCACATACATGCAAATTCTACCCAGACCACAGATTATTATGCACATAAACTTCATTTTGTGGAAGAGAAATATAAGCTGTTGTTGAAGGATACAATCTGAGCAATGCAAGTCGTTATGATTGCCAGCAGGGACAGTATGGATCCCATAAGATTGAGTTGCAGATCAGTGATAGTTGCAACGCCAACACCACAAAGGAGCACAGAAAGAGACATCTGGATACTTCGGCTACAATGTAAAGTTAGGGAGATGTTAGCTGAAGATATTATGGAAAAGCTGCACAAAATGTGTCAAATACAAACCTGAATTTCTTCCTGAAGAAAAGTGTCTCCAAAATAACAGTGCAAGGGATGATCGCCAGCTTAGTCATCTAAACATAAAGGACATTTCAGCAATCAGTTAGGTGGATTGATTAGTATGGAAGGAAGAGGACACCAATTATTCAATTGCAATAAATGCTTGCGCAAAATGTTGCATCTCCAATCAAAGCAATCTCGGAAACGTTTCTAGCAAAAACAGCGTGAAGGTAACAATGAGAAGATATTTTTTGACCTGTGCCTGAGTAACTATTGTTGTACAAGCACATCTTAAATGTAACTATTACTGCTGTAGTACCAGACAAGTAATACTTGCAGGACTGCGTGAAATAAATTGGAAATTCGTAGTACAAGAACTACAGTAGAAAAGATAGCTATGTACCTGGTAAAAACCAACAGAATTGAAGCCAAGGCTCAAGTTGAGGAGCCCAATGGAGATGCCATTAAGTACTCCGAATCCCATGACAGTTCTTGAATCAAAAGGCTTATGCTCGAAGAACTTCATCCATAATGCTACATGAAGGGAGCAGAATGTGACCAGGAGATGCCAGCTCGTCAAGGTAGTGGCTGCAAAACACAATtacaaagaaatatatataaaagtcATTCAAATCAATGTTACATATTTCAGAATATCTTTGCTCTAAATAAAATTTGAAGTATCTTATTACATTTTGCAATATGAAGTCTTGCAATTCAAGGCAACGGAAGTCAAAGTTATCAGCAAAATTCAACTTACGTTGTCCAGGAAAACGCAAGTCAAAGTTAGCAAGTTCTTCATAAGGTGCATGGGTGCATGCACTCGTGACAAAATTCAAATGCAGCACCAGAGCAAACAAGGATACTCCCTCGTGCCAAGCAACCTAAGTAAAAAGCAACCAGGACATGCTACCCAACCTCGTTCACCAACTACAGACAAGCAAATCTGATCCAGAACATCCACAACCATCAAAGCTTCAATCAAAAGCAAGTTAGTTCCAAGATCACATGTGTTTCACCGTTCACAATCGAATGGCGCAATCAACGATAGTTTAAAGTTTCAACAGAGCTCAGTTGACACTCCTAGTCCTCTCTCGAAGTTATCACTGAAGTTAAACCCTTCAACACCATTTGAAGTTTTGAACCCTGCGCGCACATCATGAACCAGACCTACAGCCCCAATGGAGCACGCAGATCTACGCGAATCACAGACCATCCAGCACGAACACACATGTAACGAATCAAGAAACTGGGAAGCAGGAAACAGTCAGATCTCACACCAAAGTTGAAGCCGAGGGAGCTCATGAGCGCCTTGTTGCAGATGACAATGGAGACGGAGGACACCACGGAGAGGCTTAGCGCCCCTACCGTCCCCAGCTGGAACTTCTCCCCTCCCACACCCATCTCCGCCGCCCTCCAAACAGAGCaccaacaaacaaacaaacaaaccaaCGAACGACCGCCAAAGATCAAAACTTTCCGATCAAACCGCCGGGATCACGCCGTCCGGAGCACCTGCAGCCAAGAAAGACCCCATTTTGATCAGCAAATCACACCAGCAAGCGCCAAGAAACGGGTCGCGCCCGGTCAGACCTACCAGTCCTGTGTCGGCTCGAGAAATCAGGGCCCACAGGCGGATCTGGGCGAGGGAATGGCAATGGAGGGGAGATCTGGGGAGGAGCAGGCAGGATCGGTGGTGGCGCGCGCGCCCTCTCTGGTCTCGCGGATCAGGGACAGGGAAGACGAAGAGGAGGTTCTCTTCGTCTCTCTTATATGGCTGGTTGGTCGCCGTCGGTGAGGAAGGTGATTAGAGGCATTCAGGTATGGGAGGGTATTGACTCTGCGGTAATTACATGCTAATTTTTCGAGAATTTTTATGTGGGACCAACCTTTCTTTCCCAAAAAATTGTAGATTCTAGTATGCGTGTAGTGTTGACTTTGTCAATGGAAATTTTTGGTGGAGTGGCACTGAAATAGCGGGACAATTTTATTGGTGTGTTCAAACTTGTTCAGCAGAACTTCAGCTTTGAAATATCTATCGAGGATTTaaagtttataaaataaaataaaataattaatatttatttttaatttaaaataaatataaaatgtTCAAACTAAAGATCTTTAATCGGTTCATAGCTCTAGCTCCATAATTTTCTAAACTAGAGATGaccaattttaaaaattattgaagtTATAGCTATACCTAACAGACACTTCACCATTATACTAAGATTTATCAATTTTTTGCTAGTTATGATCATGTAAAATCTTTAGGATTGCTCCAAGGCACGCACATGAGTCCTTCAAATTTTGACCATTTGCACCGCCAAAATGGACAGCCCGAAGATGTGCGTACATGGGGGCATGGGTAGACTACATTTTATACCAATATGTGTATTGttatataaatatttgttaCCTCGCCAAGTGGATCGTTCTTATATCGATTATCCATTGTATAGTACAGCATATCTTGCTCTTTTCATTTTATGTATTAGAATCGATGAGAAGTCCATTATTTGAGCCTAGGTAAACAATATCGGAGCCATAGTGGATTATGAATATTAAGGCTCGAGTCTCTGTGCCCCAATGTCTACTCACCCATTGTTAGGTGTATTTGGTGCTCTGTGACAATGGCATCGTTACCTGTGCACAAGCTCAGAGGCAATGAAGGCTGTTGTACTGGTACCTCCTATCGACCACAGATTAAACTTTATATTTACTTATTTTTATCTTATcaatgtgaattttttttcaatggtAAGTGATTGGGTGACTTTGTTAATCTTCAAACTTAATATTTTCGGTTTTTAGTAGGCGATATGAGTGTGTACGTGCGTCAACATATTGTATTGAGTTTCTCATACAATGAGAAACCACAGGTCTGTTTGGTAGAAttatttctaattcaaattctTTATGGTGAGTGATTAtttggaggaagtgattctgtggctgaaaatgattctctaaaataaaatatatggaggaagtgattctttGCGGGAAGTAAATAAGATAAAactgtttttttcagctcctcaacttctaattcatttcagagaatcactctcacatattacactcagtgagctaaaagctgaaagctgtttgtttggtagagctcctcTGATTTCAATCGAAAAACTGCTTTGAAAGCTCTGTCAAACAGACCCTGTATGTTGGCATGCACGGAAAGTGAGTTAGCAGCGGATGTCAACCATTTCCATGGTGGATTGGTGGTGAACTACACGAAACATCGACACGAATCTCAAAGGCATTCAATGGTCGGAACGTACCTGATACTATAGGATAAAAAGATATGCTAGAAAAAGTCTATGAGCGACTCTTTGTTCCAGCCAAATGTTTATGCTGTTGTGCTGGAAATCTGAATGCCTAGCAGCATGAACTCGAATTGAGCTAACCTTTCCATCCCGAGTTGATGCTGGAATATGCCACTTTCACCCCAACGTGCATACGCTATTTCCCCCACTCACAGCCGTTGGATGCGACCATTTTCCTTGAACATGATCGGATGTAGTTAATGTAACCATAGATTATTATGAGGAGGTTTGACCAAAGTGGTTGCTTCAAAGTTAGGTCTAATAATAGAGGAACACAAGCCAACAAAAGGTTGGCAGGTAGCCCTATGGatagtcttcttcttcttggcctCATTTCCATGGGAGCAGAGCAAAGAAGGCAGCAGGGAACACACAGCTAGAAGAAATCAACACACCATGTGGATCAGTTGACCCTGCCCCAGCTATGAGCACAGCGAAACCGCATCTCGGCCGTTGGATCGCGGATCGGACGGCTGAGGAGCCGGGTTAACCTGTAGTGTCATTGGgttgcttttctttttgttggcCTGAATTTCCATGAGAGTTATGGGGCTTTGGGCATGGATCCAATGCTGCTCTTTGTTTTAGGCCACTCTGGTTTATACTACCGGAGCAGATCATGTGCCTCAAGGCCGTGGCCAGTGACAGTGAGGTATACTAAATTTTTATGGTGATGTGAACACATTTTTTTACTGCATAGAGCATTGATCAATGAGGAGAGTACTCTCactaatttttttgttaaaacaTTAGTACACTCATTAGCATGACGGCAACATTTCTAAGATGCTAAGGATCAATAATTTTGCTAACAAGGTTCCTTGCTTTGCCACTACTTGTGCTGTTTGGTGAGCCTTTTATTCAAGAAAGAGGTTTGGCTGGCCTGCCAAGAAAGGGAGAGGTTTGGTAGTGTGAATGGTTGTGATCTCATGACTCCTAACTTTTGGTCCTCTTTTGATATGTGAACAATTCAACTCTCGATACCCTGTCCAGCTAGGAAAAGGCCATCTTCCATGTGCTGAAAGCCAAACAAACTCAAAATATTAGTATATGACTTGGAGGCTGATTgcccttctctttttttctcctcgTTTTCCTTTTCAtatatcaaaaaaaattattctttgATAACCTGTGAGTTGCATCTGGCTTTCTAAATCCAATTCGCTCCGTTTTGAGTCAAATTTACGCCGTTCATATAAATAAACTGTTCCAACCGAATTAATATGTCGTGTagcagtttttttctttttgaaaactcTGTTGAGTAACAGTTGATACATCAATAACAGGATACTAACGATTGGACGTTAGATCTAAAATGATGTACCAGTTCTATTAATTTCAAGTCAAGGAACAGTTGTGATGTGCATGAATGTCTAACAAACCTATTATCCTGACCAGTACAGGCTATATATTGTCTGCATCAAGGTCTAGTTCCTTACTCTTGGCATGAGTTGGTACCAAACCTAACTACATAGCTGATACAACCCAGAATTGTGTTCTTGGCACCTCACTTTACTATGAGAAGAGACACATGCTGACAGACCACCAAACTgtgctattcctaacatggtTGTATTTGATTAAGTTGTCTGCAAACGAGTTTCATGTGGCAAATAAGAATATGCAAATCTCCATTGGCAACAGTAAAAAATGCGATATACGAAAATCTTTCCAGGGTGGAAAGAAAAAGTCAGGCTTGTTTAATCAAAAGGTAAGCATACCCACACGGGTCACAAGATCAACCTTCTGTGTTCTTCTTTCACAGTTTGTTCAGGGCGGAAAATGAACTAATTTCCCAGCCAATCCGAAGAGATTGTGTCTTATCCGACCTACCTAGATAAAAGCTGTTAATTGGCGGTATTCCGTTGATGTATTCACTGCACGAACATTTTCTTAGGCCTGTGAAAATTGAGTGCCAGCCAGACTTCATTTCCAAGCTTCAATTGCTAATTCTTCCAAGTCATAGAAAAATGCTCTATGCTTCAGATGTCATGTCCTAATGTCCATATATGTCGGTCGCCCGTGCAGGATTGGCAATTCATCTCCAAACTTCTGTTCTGAAAACTTGAGTCTTCCAGTACGTCAGTTAGGTTGGATCTGGCTTGTACTCGGACAACTTCACCATCTGAGTTGAGTATATGAACTGCCTCTCCAGCCCCTTCTGCCCTTCACATCACTAATATAGGAGTTGAAAATTGGAAGAGTCAGTctatgaaagtgcatctagccccgtgtgggttttggataattaatgacaaacgattaagggactaatattttattaagtGTAtaaacaggttttagtctcattaAAAATGGATAAAAGAAGTCCATGACCCTAAAAAAAGGAGAAGCGACATAAAGAAACTCTTAGAATCCAACTagtttaatttgaatttgagttttaggaatgtcgtactattaagagggatgctctttgtagttttggtagtgtttcagtgctcaaagtattttatgaaaaccaatttttgagagacaccatcactcaTGAATATCGGGAACAAAAGAGCAGTTTTTGTCtagttccggagtctccgggttggtccggaaactccggagTCTATAGGTGTTCCGGAGTCTTCGAGTGAGACTCGGTGAAGAACTCTTGGTTAGGCTTTAATTCTGTGCCCGAAGTCTCTGATATAGCCTGGATACTCTGGACAGTGCAAATGTTCTGGAGCCTCCGAGTGAGTCTCCGAGAAGAGCTCTCGGTTTCGATATATTTTtaagcccggagtctccgaattagttcggatactccggatgctgttaaagtcccggagtctccgagtgagactctgagaaaggctctcggttagctaaGGTTTTTAGTCGGAGTCTCGGAGTtgatccggagtctccgatgtcTGATGCTTCTGGATCTTTCGGGCATCCTTCGAACTAGTATTGTAGCCGgtttttctcaaagtgttactcgaagactccgggtgaactcggatactccgggtcagtgtaacggctagtttcgacaggttaggtgcgtggttttctgtgctacccggagacttcgggtgaacccggagactccgagtctGCCTGAATAgcacagtaatggctagtttttgggagaatagtataaatacctc
This genomic interval carries:
- the LOC133885883 gene encoding UDP-xylose transporter 3-like isoform X2, with translation MGVGGEKFQLGTVGALSLSVVSSVSIVICNKALMSSLGFNFATTLTSWHLLVTFCSLHVALWMKFFEHKPFDSRTVMGFGVLNGISIGLLNLSLGFNSVGFYQMTKLAIIPCTVILETLFFRKKFSRSIQMSLSVLLCGVGVATITDLQLNLMGSILSLLAIITTCIAQIMTNTIQKKFKVSSTQLLYQSCPYQSLTLFVIGPFLDGFLTNQNVFAFDYTSQVVFFIVLSCLISVSVNFSTFLVIGKTSPVTYQVLGHLKTCLVLTFGYVLLHDPFSWRNILGILIAVVGMVLYSYFCTVETQQKNVEVSPQQVKESESAPLMSDSLSKVENGGGVADDEPLKVPMWSSKYSRA
- the LOC133885883 gene encoding UDP-xylose transporter 3-like isoform X1; this translates as MGVGGEKFQLGTVGALSLSVVSSVSIVICNKALMSSLGFNFATTLTSWHLLVTFCSLHVALWMKFFEHKPFDSRTVMGFGVLNGISIGLLNLSLGFNSVGFYQMTKLAIIPCTVILETLFFRKKFSRSIQMSLSVLLCGVGVATITDLQLNLMGSILSLLAIITTCIAQIMTNTIQKKFKVSSTQLLYQSCPYQSLTLFVIGPFLDGFLTNQNVFAFDYTSQVVFFIVLSCLISVSVNFSTFLVIGKTSPVTYQVLGHLKTCLVLTFGYVLLHDPFSWRNILGILIAVVGMVLYSYFCTVETQQKNVEVSPQQQVKESESAPLMSDSLSKVENGGGVADDEPLKVPMWSSKYSRA